The Bacteroidales bacterium genome segment TACGGACTTTCCACCAATAGCTCGTATATTCCTCCAGTTTTTTGCCCCGGAAAGGAACGGCTACAGACTCTTCTGAACTGACTTTCCCCGAATCCCATACATCACCCTCATTCTCTTCAATGGTTTGTTTATCCGATGCAACCAGTATCTGATAAGCTGTCTGCATTGTGGCATCACTTTCCCCGTTAACAATCCAGGAAAACCGGGGTTCAGGATTGGTTATTACTGCATCTTCCGGTTTTTTCAGAAGATCTGTCATTAAACCTTCGGGGGCAGGATCGGACTGAAAGTTTGTACAGTTGGCCAGCAAAACCAACGATAAAATTAATAAGGAGTTGAAAACAAATTTTCGGTACGATTTTATTGTATGTATCCTCATAATAACTTCAACAGTATAAATGAATATTACTTAATTCACTCCTGTTTTACTATCAAATTTTTAGCAAAAATCACCTTCACCGGACCCAGCAAACCGGATTGCCGCATATACTTCTCCGAATCTTCCGCATCAAACTTTGTGACATTGGTCTGGGTGTACCTTTCATCCTCGGGTACTTTGCTGTCTCCGATTAAGCGGTTCGGCCACAGATTGGTCACTTCTACCTCCAGAGTATTTTCACCTGCCTTAATCTCATCGGTCACATCAACCCTGAACGGGCTTTTCCACTGAACACCCATATCTTTTCCGTTTAACCGAACAGATGCCAGTTCCAGTACATTACCCAGATCTAAAAAGACAGATTGATCCTCCAGATCCTCCCGGGAGACATTGAAGGTTTGTTCATAGGTGGCATCACCGGAATAATATCTAATGCCTTTGGCATCAAACGCTGTCCATGATCTTAATTCATTAAATACCGTATCCTCAGGGCCTCCCCATTCGGTATCAAATGAAACCTCCCACGGACTCTTTATTCTTTTCTCCTGCAAAGGACGATTAAAAGTAAAGGTTTTCACATTTCCGTCAGAAAAGGTAAGTTCATACTCTCCAGGTTCATATACAGCAGCAGTGAGATCACCGCCGTAATATTCCGGTTCAATATAAGGATGTTTCAGCACAGGCAGATCATTTAAAGGAAACAGATCCTTTCCGTTCCTGGTAATTTTGGTTATATGCGTGTCATGATCTTTATCCTTGTCGTCTCTAAAAACAATAAATTTAGATCCCTCCGGTGCAAAATGAAGGGGAATATAGGTACGGCCGTTTTCTTCGCGGTAGGTGCTTACTTTTTTTGTCTCTCCGGTCATGGGATCCCAGATTTCAGGTGCCTTATCTGTCACACGGAACCCAACTTCCACCTGTTCGTATCTGTCGGGAAGGGATGTTTTATAGCGGTATTTAAAATCATTGATCCCCTCGTAAGCAAAACGGTTCAATACAAAATAGATATCCACATCATTGGTATAACGATGGATATAATCCAACTGGGTTTCTTCCCGGCTGCTGTTAAAAGTCAAATCAGGGATTACACCTTTTTCCATTAATACTTCGTTCACATCATCTCCATAGACCACTTTGCCTTTCCCGTATTTGTTCCGGGTAATCTGCCTGCCGTCAATATCACCCCACAAGCGACCGGCTATTTCTTTCACTTCTTTATCCGATTCGGGATATTCTGATAAACCGGTTGCCCGTTCAGGCCGGGGGCCTATCACTGTTGCACCGTTTTTCACCAGTTGTTCAACTTTACGCAAAACTTCCAGGTTAATGGCCTCGCGGTCGGGGAGCTTCAGCACCTGGTAGTTCATGCCGTCGGGAAGCCTCAACCGGCCATCTTCAAATGAAACGCGATTCAACAGAACATGACTGGCACATTTGTCCCAGTCATAACCGAAGTCAAGCTCTTCCACTTCATTCTTCATGAAAACAAAGTTGGGAACCTGATCCCCGTAATAATAAAGCACGTCAGCAGAAAACAACCCCTGGCTGAGAAGATGCTGAGTGCGGTTCAGATAGCTGACAAACTCCCTGCTTTCATCCCACCAGGTAACATGCCTGTTGAAATGGGTGCCGGCAAAATATTCATTACCGGGAATTCCGTATTTATCCGGTGACGATGTATAGGTATGCCATACAACGCGATTGACACCAGCACAAAATATACGGTCCATCAAACCTTTCAGATCTTTGGGAGCACGCTCCCATTGCGGGCCAATGCTGGTAGGACCTTCCGCCTGAACAAAACGCTTCCCGCTGGTATGGGCAAC includes the following:
- a CDS encoding glycoside hydrolase family 2; its protein translation is TVGDCIAANHYELFKQYAHRQNLATHPESGGPHSAPIDALKVMSMNDIPMGEFWARSNTHRVKASERLSVKQSACVAHTSGKRFVQAEGPTSIGPQWERAPKDLKGLMDRIFCAGVNRVVWHTYTSSPDKYGIPGNEYFAGTHFNRHVTWWDESREFVSYLNRTQHLLSQGLFSADVLYYYGDQVPNFVFMKNEVEELDFGYDWDKCASHVLLNRVSFEDGRLRLPDGMNYQVLKLPDREAINLEVLRKVEQLVKNGATVIGPRPERATGLSEYPESDKEVKEIAGRLWGDIDGRQITRNKYGKGKVVYGDDVNEVLMEKGVIPDLTFNSSREETQLDYIHRYTNDVDIYFVLNRFAYEGINDFKYRYKTSLPDRYEQVEVGFRVTDKAPEIWDPMTGETKKVSTYREENGRTYIPLHFAPEGSKFIVFRDDKDKDHDTHITKITRNGKDLFPLNDLPVLKHPYIEPEYYGGDLTAAVYEPGEYELTFSDGNVKTFTFNRPLQEKRIKSPWEVSFDTEWGGPEDTVFNELRSWTAFDAKGIRYYSGDATYEQTFNVSREDLEDQSVFLDLGNVLELASVRLNGKDMGVQWKSPFRVDVTDEIKAGENTLEVEVTNLWPNRLIGDSKVPEDERYTQTNVTKFDAEDSEKYMRQSGLLGPVKVIFAKNLIVKQE